In Ferroplasma sp., a single window of DNA contains:
- a CDS encoding sugar nucleotide-binding protein — MKNILLLDGDESFGFRFAKDFSDIYKIHLLFPREGFENYLESIMALPDNFDYIINNFNVPFYSPNRVYMNMLDRIQEIINSRFSNGKKILISTQMVYASSPEPKTEKSITVPETEFGKIMLKSEKLVKDNEHYIIIRSGMVYGKCTYNIYTDILTAIRGNIPLKLDNQVILNPVLNSDLSMIVERSMDNIDRDIINVAGDDAITLYQFGKHLYNSIHDDECPFKGVKNGGDLNYSMDSSRIRKMYKIKFTGLEDIDFLNFVR; from the coding sequence ATGAAGAATATTCTTCTTCTGGACGGAGATGAGAGTTTCGGTTTTAGATTTGCAAAGGACTTTAGCGATATATATAAAATCCACCTGCTTTTTCCCAGAGAGGGATTTGAAAATTATTTAGAATCAATTATGGCACTCCCCGACAATTTTGATTATATAATAAATAACTTCAATGTACCATTTTATTCACCTAACAGGGTTTATATGAATATGTTGGACAGGATTCAGGAAATTATAAATTCCAGGTTCAGTAATGGAAAGAAGATACTGATCTCAACCCAGATGGTGTACGCTTCGTCGCCCGAACCGAAAACAGAGAAATCAATTACAGTTCCGGAAACAGAATTTGGAAAAATAATGCTGAAATCAGAAAAACTTGTAAAAGATAATGAACATTATATCATTATAAGAAGTGGCATGGTGTACGGAAAATGCACATATAACATATATACAGACATACTTACTGCCATACGGGGAAATATCCCGTTGAAACTTGATAACCAGGTAATATTAAATCCAGTACTGAACTCTGACCTATCCATGATAGTAGAGAGATCCATGGATAATATTGACAGGGATATCATTAATGTGGCCGGTGATGATGCAATAACATTGTACCAGTTCGGGAAACATCTTTACAATTCCATACATGATGATGAATGCCCATTTAAAGGGGTTAAAAACGGTGGTGACCTGAATTACTCCATGGACTCATCCAGGATCAGAAAAATGTACAAAATCAAGTTTACAGGATTGGAGGATATAGATTTTCTTAATTTTGTGAGATAA
- a CDS encoding MFS transporter yields MAITVIIMTFSMRATNNMIITTVPLLAKIDLGFSRFLVGIISAVIYLFTFTVTFYINPRLNSTIRRKLFIGANVAILVALVGYYFADGITVWIISALAGLAYGIMMPNLITSSSLLKDQRDRERLISLYSVGLSLSLILGPTIEDYILTFVSYRDVFLFFIPVVVAGLIVSTMIKFPNTKNETRANVMKNDGLRASILTITTYNVPFAALSIFLTLYAISKFHVSGAVAYSPYIYFFSVSFLTRIALTVHPLKHIKIPLIISIIITGFALTMFPFLSTFTDFLLLMMLLGIPHGSIFPMSTIMIARGTTVEQRSAANSYFMAYNNILFMIIPLVFGYIVGFIGYDYSFFILIIPVIASAIYLFKIYGNNSTIFISNLKHQQKVSVEDRQKA; encoded by the coding sequence ATGGCAATTACAGTAATAATAATGACATTTTCGATGAGGGCAACAAACAATATGATAATCACCACTGTGCCACTTCTTGCAAAAATCGATCTTGGTTTTTCAAGATTTCTTGTGGGAATAATATCTGCAGTAATATATCTGTTTACCTTCACCGTAACATTTTACATAAACCCCAGGCTCAACTCTACAATCAGGAGAAAACTGTTCATAGGTGCCAATGTGGCAATCCTGGTGGCGCTGGTTGGTTATTATTTTGCTGATGGCATAACTGTATGGATAATTTCGGCACTGGCGGGACTTGCCTACGGTATTATGATGCCGAACCTCATAACCTCTTCATCGCTTCTGAAAGATCAGAGAGATCGTGAAAGATTAATCTCGCTTTATTCAGTTGGGCTAAGTCTCAGCCTTATTTTAGGCCCAACCATAGAGGATTATATACTCACTTTTGTAAGCTACAGGGACGTCTTCCTGTTCTTTATACCTGTTGTTGTTGCAGGCCTGATAGTCTCTACAATGATAAAATTCCCAAATACAAAGAATGAAACAAGGGCAAACGTCATGAAAAATGATGGACTCAGGGCAAGTATTCTCACTATAACAACATATAACGTCCCATTTGCTGCGTTGAGCATCTTTCTGACACTTTATGCAATATCCAAATTCCATGTTTCAGGGGCAGTTGCTTATTCTCCATATATCTATTTCTTTTCCGTCTCATTCCTTACCAGAATTGCGCTTACCGTGCACCCCTTAAAACATATAAAGATACCTCTTATTATTTCCATAATAATTACAGGGTTTGCCCTTACAATGTTTCCATTTCTTTCAACATTTACAGATTTTCTGCTTCTAATGATGCTGCTTGGTATTCCACATGGGTCAATATTTCCCATGTCCACTATTATGATTGCAAGAGGAACAACTGTAGAACAGAGAAGCGCAGCGAATTCATACTTTATGGCATATAATAATATCCTTTTTATGATAATTCCACTGGTATTCGGCTATATAGTTGGATTCATAGGATATGACTATTCATTCTTCATACTCATAATACCTGTTATCGCATCGGCCATATATCTTTTCAAAATATATGGAAATAATTCTACAATATTCATTTCTAATCTTAAGCATCAACAGAAGGTATCGGTGGAGGACAGGCAGAAAGCATAA